In Gossypium raimondii isolate GPD5lz chromosome 12, ASM2569854v1, whole genome shotgun sequence, a single window of DNA contains:
- the LOC105763692 gene encoding uncharacterized protein LOC105763692, translating into MDEPSPTVDPLTNQFGSLNDLSHELASLQDLAMRGSWRSILDKVSGARSLDLLAKPHDHLIYLSYNVLALTKLRRFSDASNELDSLHDFNSHHYKYETYPKLYHTRSGSMVPFSLRFINAQLPFKLGNRQEGLDRFYLLLNFIRQKIKDKGIHSLQESVKIWRKREVFVLHCLIGHHLGAKEFNLCLDLIRDLINHDYLDPVLVSKLGYIQMQIGDFEGAKGSFHRVETMLNERKNDDSSALSEVEFRNLVNRNKALVFLVGKDYVSAVREYEECMERDPADVVAVNNKALCLMYLRDLSDSIKVLENSLERVPTVALNETLVVNLCSMYELAYVNHSEIKRTLSNWIARVALDDFDASCTRV; encoded by the coding sequence ATGGACGAACCCTCGCCGACCGTCGACCCTCTGACGAATCAATTCGGATCTCTGAACGACCTATCCCACGAGCTGGCTTCTCTTCAAGACCTTGCCATGCGCGGCTCCTGGCGTTCCATTCTCGATAAAGTTTCTGGAGCCCGTTCCCTTGACCTCCTAGCCAAACCCCACGACCACCTCATCTACCTTTCCTACAACGTCCTTGCTCTCACCAAGCTCCGCCGCTTCTCCGACGCTTCCAACGAGCTTGACTCTCTCCACGACTTCAACAGCCACCATTACAAATATGAAACCTACCCTAAGCTTTATCACACCCGCTCCGGTTCTATGGTCCCCTTCTCCCTCCGCTTCATCAACGCCCAACTCCCCTTCAAGCTTGGGAATCGCCAAGAAGGATTAGATCGCTTTTATCTTTTGCTTAACTTTATTCGTCAGAAAATTAAAGATAAGGGAATTCATAGTTTGCAGGAGTCTGTCAAAATTTGGAGAAAAAGGGAAGTTTTTGTTTTACATTGTTTAATTGGGCATCATTTGGGGGCTAAGGAATTCAATTTATGTCTAGATTTGATTAGGGATTTGATCAATCATGACTATTTAGACCCGGTTTTAGTTTCCAAATTAGGGTATATTCAGATGCAGATCGGGGATTTTGAAGGGGCAAAAGGATCATTCCACCGTGTTGAGACAATGTTAAATGAAAGGAAGAATGATGATTCTTCAGCTTTGAGTGAGGTTGAGTTCAGAAATCTTGTGAATAGAAACAAGGCCTTGGTTTTTTTAGTAGGCAAAGATTATGTTTCTGCAGTGAGGGAATACGAGGAGTGTATGGAAAGGGATCCCGCAGATGTTGTGGCTGTTAATAATAAGGCGCTTTGTTTGATGTATTTGAGAGATTTGTCAGATTCAATTAAGGTATTGGAGAATTCACTCGAAAGAGTACCTACCGTGGCATTGAATGAGACTTTGGTGGTCAATTTGTGTAGTATGTATGAGTTGGCATATGTTAATCACTCAGAGATTAAGAGGACTTTGAGTAATTGGATTGCTCGAGTCGCTCTTGATGATTTTGACGCATCCTGTACCAGGGTTTGA